ACAACCTTTGGCCGATTCACGTACACTCAGGAAGTTTTTCTAGATCTTGTCAACAAAAATATGAGAGTCGTCGAAGTACCAATTAGGGTCCTTCCCCGTCAATGCGGAAAATCGAAAGTCGTCAAAAACCCATTTTCATACGGACTCCGCGCTCTGAAGATTATCATGCAAACTGAAAGAGATCATCACCCACTTCGATTTTTTACAGCAATTTCAATGTTTTTTGTCGTCCCTTCAATAACAATGTTTGCATTTGTTTTGGCACATTGGCTACTTTCCGGAAAAACAAGTCCCTTCACCTCCCTGTTGTCATTATCAGGGACATTATTTCTTGTCGGTATAATTTTTATAGTCCTCGCCCTTATCGCTGATATGCAAGGCAGACAGAGAAAAATGCAGGAGGAAATACTATACCTTTTAAGAAGACAAAGATATTCCTAACAATTAACGAGGGATCGACAACATGAACTCGAGAATCGCCTCCATTTCCGATAAAATCCAACAAAAAGATGCGAAAATCGCGGTCATTGGTCTTGGCTATGTGGGTCTAAATGTATCGATCAGTTTCGCGTGCGAGGGGTTCCAGGTTTATGGATTCGATGTGGACGAAAGAAAAATAGATTCGCTGCGAAAGGGAATCAATTACATCCCTGAGGAAGGATTCATCTCGGAAATGCTTCCCAGAGTTATTTCAAGAAGTTTTTTTGTTTCCACCGATGTCGATGAGGCTTCAGCGATCGGTGATGTGATCATCATCATCGTGCCAACGGCAAACGGCAACACACCAACGATGGAGTATCTGCAGAATGCGCTTGACTCAATCATCAAGAACGATATTACTGGAAAACTCATCGTTTTGGAAAGCACCGTCAAAGTCGGTACCACAGAAGAGATTGTCGTACCGGCACTCGAAAAAACTGGGCTCATTGCTGGTAAAGACTTCTTCGTCGGCTATTCACCAGAGAGAATAGACCCAGGGAATAAAGAAAGATCGCTCAGGAATATACCAAAAGTCGTCAGTGGCATCAACCCAGAATCAGCGGAGATCACTGCTAAACTTTACAAGAATATCGTAAATGAGGTTGTCCTTGTCTCATCAACGAGGACGGCGGAATTCATCAAACTTATGGAAAATGTCCAAAGAGATGTCAACATCGCCTTAATGAACCTCTTCGCAATGATGTGCGAAAAGGCCAATATTGACATTGAAGAGGCGATTTTCGCCGCATCCACAAAATGGAATTTCCACCCTTACAAAGCCAGCTGTGGAGTTGGCGGCCATTGCCTCAAAAAGGATCCCCTGCTCCTTGCGCATTCTTTTGATGGAGAAGGAATCGATCTCGGACTCATTTATGCCGCAAGGAAAATCAATGACTTGATGCCGACCTTTACAGCAGAAAAGGCATTATCAATCTGCCGCGACAAGATTGGCAAGAATGTTTCTGAGACGAAATTTGGCATTTTGGGATTGTCCTATAAGAAGAATTCATCGGATACAAGAAATGCCCCCGCATTCTACATTATCGATCATCTAAGGAAAAACGGAGCACAACACATTTACCCGTATGATCCTCTCGTCAAAAATGGCATCGAACAGGCCGAAGTTTCAGATATCCTCAACTCAGACATCATAATTTTAACAGCGGCACACGATTGCTTTTCTGGGCTCCTTGACAATTATCGTGGTTTTATTGTCGATGGGACGAATACTCTCGAACCCTCAGAAAAGGTTATTGGCATCGGTCGGAATCACATCGATATGAAATCCAAAAACAAGGCGTTTGATGATTCAGTATTATTTGGAATGCTCACTCATCAGAAGAAGGAACTCGCGTCGCCAAAGATTAACCATAGTTAATTTAGCGGGAAAATTATATATCAAGAAAAGAAAGTCAATGGCGGGGTTATGATCGAGCAACGGCCTTCTAACGGGGATTTCACGATTATACTACCGACTCTTAACGAGAGCCAGAATATAATACCGATGCTCGAAACGCTCAATTCCCTATATCCATCGGCGAAAATCCTTGTCATCGACGATTCATCGACCGACGGCACGCAAGCAAAAGTCAGGGATTATGCGCATATCCACAACCAAGTCTCTCTCATTGAGAGGAATATAGAAGACCGCGGTCTAACCGCAAGCGTCATGGACGGCATCCTTTTATCAGAGACGCCCTACTTTGTTGTCCTTGACGCCGATTTTCAACACCCGCCTGAGGCAATTAAAGACATCATCTACGCGCTGAGAGAGGGAAATGACATCGTTGTCGGCGTCAGGAAGAACAAAAGAAAACTCTCTTTCACGAGAAAAATCTCCTCCTGGGGTGCGCATTGCCTCGCGTCGTTATATTTGCGAGCGAAAAGAAAGCGGAGATCGAGGGACACGATGAGCGGTTTCTTTGGCGGGAGGACTGAATTCTGCAAGAAGATTGTTGCTGAGAATTATGAGAAGTTCGAGCGGCGGGGCTTCAAAATTCTTTTTGATATCCTCAAATTCTCTCCTGAGTGGACAAAGGTCTCGGAAATCGAGTTTGAGTTCGGGGAGCGGCGCGGCGGTTCTTCGAAGCTCGACGCAAAGGTCGTACTGTCGATCATGAGACAGTGTGGCGTCTTCGGTAAAGGGCTGGCTGCAGCAACCTCGTTCTTCTTATTAAGCATGCTAGGGCGGTTTATTGCCGCATTCATCCTCGGGATTCTGACAACGATAGTTTTTCTAACACTGACTAATCAGCCCTGGCACACGCTGGGAATTTTTCCAACTGTCATCTCGTTCCTTATCGCAGTCGGCTACGTAGTCGTCGCCAACGAGTTCTTTGCGGGAAGGAGGAAGAGGGCGGGATTAATCAAAGGCCTCCAGATCATGTTTACAGTGTTCACCGGATACCTCATCAACCTTGGTCTCTTCTACATCATCGCTTCTGACTTACTGGACCTCCAACTCGTACCAATGTTTATCGGCTTTAGTCTATCAGCTTTTTATGATACCGTTGGATGCAGCATCGACGCTGGTTAACCTATATTATGAACGAAAATTATCTATTGGGAGTGTGACTTGTAGAGTCGATGCAATCTGTGACGATAGGCGTCTGCGCTCACAACGAAGAGAAGAATATCGAAAATTCGCTGAGCGCGATCTCGTCGCAGAAAGTGAAAGATTTCAAAATTGAAGAAATTCTCGTCGTTTCAAGTGGTAGCACTGACCGGACTGATGAGATTGTTAAAGAATATATGAAAAAGGATCGGCGGGTGAGACTCATCGTCCAGGAGAGGAGGGAGGGGAAGTATTCCGCCGTCAATCTGATTATCAGAGAAGGGAGGGGAGAGATCATCGTGCTTGCAAACGCTGATAATGTCCTCGCCGAAAATTCCCTTTCATCCTTGCTCTCTCCCTTCAACGATGATCATGTCGGCATGACAGGTGGTCATCCCATCCCCGTGAATTCGTCCGAGACAATTACTGGTTTTGCCGTAATGATGCTATGGGACCTACACCATCGCCTCTCCCTGATCGTGCCGAAAACGGGAGAGCTCATTGCTTTTCGAAATCTTGGATTCCAGCTCCCAAAAGGCACGAATACTGATGAGGACTGGATAAGAATGGAGATCGAGAGGCGAGGCTACAGAGTCGTGTATGTCCCAGAAGCGATCGTTTATAATAAGGGACCTGAAACGATTGAAGAGTTCCTCAAGCAAAGGACCAGGGTCAACATCGGTGAGATGTATATGAAGAAGCGGTTCGACTTCACGGTCCCGACCTGGAAACCCTCTTACCTCATGCCAGCACTCGCGTCTTTCTGCAGGGAGCATCGCTCACAAATTGACAAGATCGCAGCGGCAATCGCCCTCGAGGCAATCGCGAGAATATATGCAACAGTGCACGTCGCACTCAACCGCCCTGATAAACACATCTGGGAAATCGCTGAGTCAACGAAGAAATTCTCTCCCTAATGAGCATAAACCTCAACAATGTGCCTTGCGTAGGTAGCCGTGGTACCTACTGTGGAAATAGCGAGAACCGAAACGAACTGTGGGTCCTCGAATGTCGCATGTAAAACGCCGCTGATCTCGCCGAGCCTTCCTTCAGCGCTCTCGAATACGATCGGACCGGATATCCACTGGAGTTGGCTAACAACGATCCTAGCGATGTCCGTGGCGATCACATCCTCAGCGCTCGTCAAATAGGGGGCGGAGACGGGGCCAGAAAAAGCGATGAGCGCCCCATCGCCGATATGAAAGAGCGCCGCGGACACGAGGACGCGATCCCTCTCGTAGTAATAACCAATAACCCTCCCACCGTAATGCTCAACATCTGCGACATCAATCCCCATGATTGGAGCGGTGAACTTGAAATCGAGCGCCTCGGCGACGCTCGAT
This DNA window, taken from Methanomassiliicoccales archaeon, encodes the following:
- a CDS encoding glycosyltransferase; this encodes MIEQRPSNGDFTIILPTLNESQNIIPMLETLNSLYPSAKILVIDDSSTDGTQAKVRDYAHIHNQVSLIERNIEDRGLTASVMDGILLSETPYFVVLDADFQHPPEAIKDIIYALREGNDIVVGVRKNKRKLSFTRKISSWGAHCLASLYLRAKRKRRSRDTMSGFFGGRTEFCKKIVAENYEKFERRGFKILFDILKFSPEWTKVSEIEFEFGERRGGSSKLDAKVVLSIMRQCGVFGKGLAAATSFFLLSMLGRFIAAFILGILTTIVFLTLTNQPWHTLGIFPTVISFLIAVGYVVVANEFFAGRRKRAGLIKGLQIMFTVFTGYLINLGLFYIIASDLLDLQLVPMFIGFSLSAFYDTVGCSIDAG
- a CDS encoding glycosyltransferase, with protein sequence MQSVTIGVCAHNEEKNIENSLSAISSQKVKDFKIEEILVVSSGSTDRTDEIVKEYMKKDRRVRLIVQERREGKYSAVNLIIREGRGEIIVLANADNVLAENSLSSLLSPFNDDHVGMTGGHPIPVNSSETITGFAVMMLWDLHHRLSLIVPKTGELIAFRNLGFQLPKGTNTDEDWIRMEIERRGYRVVYVPEAIVYNKGPETIEEFLKQRTRVNIGEMYMKKRFDFTVPTWKPSYLMPALASFCREHRSQIDKIAAAIALEAIARIYATVHVALNRPDKHIWEIAESTKKFSP
- a CDS encoding nucleotide sugar dehydrogenase encodes the protein MNSRIASISDKIQQKDAKIAVIGLGYVGLNVSISFACEGFQVYGFDVDERKIDSLRKGINYIPEEGFISEMLPRVISRSFFVSTDVDEASAIGDVIIIIVPTANGNTPTMEYLQNALDSIIKNDITGKLIVLESTVKVGTTEEIVVPALEKTGLIAGKDFFVGYSPERIDPGNKERSLRNIPKVVSGINPESAEITAKLYKNIVNEVVLVSSTRTAEFIKLMENVQRDVNIALMNLFAMMCEKANIDIEEAIFAASTKWNFHPYKASCGVGGHCLKKDPLLLAHSFDGEGIDLGLIYAARKINDLMPTFTAEKALSICRDKIGKNVSETKFGILGLSYKKNSSDTRNAPAFYIIDHLRKNGAQHIYPYDPLVKNGIEQAEVSDILNSDIIILTAAHDCFSGLLDNYRGFIVDGTNTLEPSEKVIGIGRNHIDMKSKNKAFDDSVLFGMLTHQKKELASPKINHS